One segment of Solanum stenotomum isolate F172 chromosome 1, ASM1918654v1, whole genome shotgun sequence DNA contains the following:
- the LOC125865304 gene encoding protein ACCUMULATION AND REPLICATION OF CHLOROPLASTS 3, chloroplastic: MDLLLPIPARLTTFSRASVCTISPANPFNSNSLTYRRVRTRVNPVRVVTNSNFNSRDSSNCEVNCEDDDIEEGDGLKNVWEETEFVEVFGIGSRKDALLEFCLASPSLSPALRFWNILVKDSEKVLLQEKVPIEDVPARIVEVPSAINSCSKAVILVASAAYGTDHVPALDIIRKLKSTNGLAIGIILKPFSFEGRRRYDEVTDLIDRLQKHATICIVIDTDGLLKKDLLTLDEALKTSYNAVLMAVSAISILMSEDHIKLLDATDCGTKELSGPELIKILESYKEAKTGFGAGYNVETSILRAVYDCPFLGLGVKGSNGVVICIIASSGVVSSSDVRSILRTFRQTTGCNGDIVISIVQEANMEPNLIVTTIVTCGYATQEPSEKSSLLSRLAQHIPFIFNILKKPDPPLQTAKESEIDESPETSDMAEIVSMDNAPEDMSIYSGELPALFPTNGEETSFLRDYNNVSDERKIELSNIDIATEAPLVFKRELLTRWNPGPGKDTSEGLATEGTENLEAKTTVDNTSTYKLPVGVKHKEQLQTSPGSSNSRNSGRKSEESKGAQPRDVSNLSQDEVDEEYSEIISDGYNSNLSLIEKSYASAPKRKGVLSTRAASMLEAERDSKKKWIPVVEMKYRGGIYRGRIEGGLPEGKGCLSLEDGSKYDGMWRYGKKSGLGTFYFNNGDTYRGSWRDDLMHGKGWFYFHTGDRWFANFWKGKANGEGRFYSKLGDVFFGHFKDGLRHGQFLCINIDGTRSIEEWDEGLLQSRKNLDSDAETG; the protein is encoded by the exons ATGGACCTTCTCCTTCCGATTCCGGCGAGGCTTACCACATTTTCACGCGCCTCCGTGTGTACTATTTCTCCGGCCAATCCTTTCAATTCCAACTCACTTACATACCGAAGGGTTAGAACTAGAGTGAATCCAGTGCGAGTGGTAACGAACTCGAATTTCAACAGTAGAGATAGTAGTAATTGTGAAGTGAATTGTGAAGATGATGATATTGAGGAGGGAGACGGTTTGAAGAATGTGTGGGAAGAGACTGAGTTTGTGGAGGTATTTGGAATTGGAAGCAGGAAAGATGCTCTGCTTGAGTTTTGCTTGGCTTCACCTTCTCTTTCTCCGGCTTTGAGATTTTG GAATATTCTCGTGAAAGACTCAGAGAAGGTGCTATTACAAGAGAAAGTGCCTATAGAAg ATGTTCCTGCAAGAATTGTGGAAGTTCCATCAGCAATAAATTCATGTTCCAAAGCAGTTATACTT GTGGCTAGTGCAGCTTATGGCACCGATCATGTCCCAGCACTTGATATTATAAGGAAATTAAAGTCCACAAATGGACTAGCCATCGGCATCATCCTGAAACCTTTCAGCTTTGAAGGACGAAGGCGCTATGATGAg GTCACAGATTTGATTGACAGACTTCAAAAGCATGCAACCATTTGTATAG TTATTGACACTGATGGTCTCCTCAAAAAAGATCTTTTAACTCTTGATGAAGCTTTGAAGACTTCATATAATGCTGTTCTGATGGCTGTTAGTGCCATTTCAATTCTTATGTCT GAGGACCACATAAAGCTTTTAGATGCGACAGATTGTGGTACAAAAGAACTGAGTGGTCCAGAGCTAATAAAA ATTCTTGAGAGCTACAAAGAGGCAAAAACTGGATTTGGAGCTGGCTACAATGTTGAAACTTCAATTCTGCGAGCTGTATACGACTGCCCATTCCTTGGCTTGGGAGTAAAG GGGTCAAATGGTGTGGTTATATGCATCATTGCAAGTTCAGGTGTTGTAAGTTCCAGTGATGTGCGTAGCATCTTGCGCACGTTTCGCCAAACTACTGGATGTAATGGAGACATTGTGATATCAATTGTCCAGGAAGCCAATATGGAGCCAAATTTAATAGTTACTACTATAGTGACATGTGG GTATGCTACACAGGAACCATCTGAAAAAAGTAGCTTATTGTCTAGACTAGCGCAACATattcctttcatttttaatatcCTTAAGAAGCCAGACCCACCACTTCAAACTGCCAaagaaagtgaaattgatgAGAGTCCAGAAACTTCTGATATGGCAGAAATTGTTTCTATGGATAATGCACCTGAGGATATGTCCATCTATTCTGGGGAACTGCCGGCATTATTTCCTACCAATGGTGAAGAAACATCCTTTTTGAG AGATTATAATAATGTCTCTGATGAAAGGAAGATTGAACTGTCAAATATTGACATTGCAACTGAAg CACCTCTTGTTTTCAAAAGAGAGCTGCTCACAAGATGGAATCCGGGGCCAGGAAAAGACACTTCAGAAGGCTTAGCTACAGAAGGGACCGAGAACTTGGAAGCCAAAACCACTGTTGACAATACCAGCACCTACAAACTTCCAGTTGGTGTAAAGCATAAAGAACAGTTGCAAACTAGTCCAGGTTCCTCAAACTCAAGAAATTCAGGGAGGAAATCTGAAGAAAGTAAAGGTGCACAGCCTAGAGATGTCTCAAATCTATCTCAGGATGAAGTGGATGAAGAATACAGCGAAATTATTTCAGATGGTTACAACTCTAACCTTTCCTTAATTGAAAAAAGCTATGCCAGTGCCCCAAAAAGGAAAGGAGTTCTGTCTACTCGGGCAGCCTCTATGCTG GAAGCTGAACGGGATTCAAAAAAGAAGTGGATTCCTGTAGTTGAAATGAAATACAGGGGAGGTATATACAGAGGTCGCATTGAAGGAGGCCTTCCAGAAGGAAAG GGCTGCCTATCTCTTGAAGATGGAAGCAAATACGATGGTATGTGGCGCTACGGGAAGAAGTCAGGGTTGGGTACATTTTACTTCAATAACGGTGATACTTATCGGGGTTCATGGAGAGATGATCTCATGCATGGAAAG GGATGGTTTTACTTTCATACTGGGGATCGATGGTTTGCGAACTTCTGGAAGGGAAAGGCTAATGGAGAAGGCCGTTTCTATTCCAAACTTGGTGATGTTTTCTTTGGTCACTTTAAAGATGGATTGCGCCATGGTCAATTTCTTTGTATCAACATTGATGGGACGAG GAGTATTGAGGAATGGGATGAAGGCCTTCTTCAAAGCCGAAAGAATTTGGATTCTGATGCAGAAACCGGGTAG